One stretch of Cohnella algarum DNA includes these proteins:
- a CDS encoding HAMP domain-containing protein — MTALDDYGLYVAEERIVRYDASGRLAHALYSKPGDGTSKRVGQLKGLQVRDGFVYFFETGIDSAVLKRAPLDGGAVSDVFSFTLPDNRYLSEATGTAPGQIYYTTKRGSIYRVSAEGTSELLYPLQTMERTRKNFPENLSLDASGRLLFIDRLLNAVTAMEPGNPASLQVLLDDAAVRRLAPDSEGFELMDVKASPDGGYTVVLSDRLLLLDGRMNAAGDLRSTVLSGADVRNHWLLWIAFAMGTAFLAVAARLAYVHLFRRRFPLFLKQLLVIVPVVLVCMILLSNFIYNSFAARMEDQMQNELLLLARNGQQLIDGDRLERLQSPEDYGNEDYNAIRDRMNFLFDGQEAEQRKGLYSTLYKFEGEKAYIIMDDDDGVNMFRPAEDSEENEAVRTQGTVLGGRWKDAEGQWIYAQGPVYNSAGNIVGIYETGRDLSVLYQENQKIYQSIIENIVIMTSVLLAVILLLNFLLLSSIRKLRRKVLEMANGNWDVEVNIRSRDEVGDLGEQFNRMGRYIRQYIADITAFSEASYRFVPQQFFRALGKKGILDIRLGDQVQQNMSVLVANIRGFRQLSSTLTPKENFNFMNSFLRRFGPLVRKEDGLVSKYSGAGFMSLFPGHVEAAIRSAIAIRQELSAYNEHRKSSGYAPVDIGIAIHRGPLMMGIIGEEMRWEGNVISDDVQRTALLEQMSDTLGASVLVTREFFGQLRDPERYRHRRLGRIRPEGMEEAIELIDVYEGDPEEMRKAKDRTKALFERGLALCQEGRFYDARETFVEVLKQNRLDKAAKLYFYLCDEYYQKGTSAGWNGTLAV, encoded by the coding sequence GTGACGGCGCTTGACGATTACGGGCTGTACGTGGCGGAAGAACGGATCGTCCGCTACGACGCTTCGGGACGTTTGGCCCATGCGCTGTACAGCAAGCCCGGAGACGGGACGAGCAAGCGCGTCGGCCAGCTTAAGGGGTTGCAGGTCCGGGACGGCTTCGTCTACTTTTTCGAAACGGGGATCGACAGCGCCGTTCTGAAACGCGCCCCTCTGGACGGGGGAGCGGTCTCGGACGTCTTTTCGTTCACGCTGCCGGACAATCGCTATCTCTCGGAAGCGACCGGAACGGCTCCCGGCCAAATCTATTATACGACCAAGCGCGGCTCGATCTACCGGGTTTCCGCCGAAGGAACGAGCGAGCTGCTGTATCCGTTGCAGACGATGGAACGCACGCGCAAAAATTTCCCCGAAAACTTGTCGCTCGACGCCTCCGGACGCCTGCTTTTTATCGATCGGCTGCTGAACGCGGTGACGGCGATGGAGCCCGGCAATCCCGCAAGCTTGCAGGTGCTGCTGGACGACGCGGCCGTCAGGCGGCTGGCGCCCGATTCGGAAGGCTTCGAGCTCATGGATGTGAAAGCTTCGCCGGACGGGGGCTATACGGTCGTGCTTAGCGACCGCTTGCTGCTGCTCGACGGACGGATGAACGCGGCCGGCGATTTGCGGAGCACCGTTCTGTCGGGCGCGGACGTTCGAAACCATTGGCTTCTGTGGATCGCGTTCGCGATGGGAACCGCGTTTCTCGCCGTTGCGGCGCGGCTTGCGTACGTGCATCTGTTCCGGAGACGCTTCCCGCTGTTTTTAAAACAGCTGCTCGTCATCGTCCCCGTCGTCCTTGTCTGCATGATCCTGCTTTCCAACTTTATCTACAACAGCTTCGCGGCCCGCATGGAGGATCAGATGCAGAACGAGCTGCTCCTGCTTGCCCGCAACGGGCAGCAGCTGATCGACGGAGACCGCCTCGAAAGGCTCCAATCTCCCGAAGACTACGGCAACGAGGATTACAACGCGATCCGCGACAGAATGAACTTCCTGTTCGACGGCCAGGAAGCGGAACAGCGCAAAGGCCTCTACAGCACGCTGTACAAGTTCGAAGGGGAAAAGGCCTACATCATCATGGACGACGACGACGGCGTCAACATGTTCCGGCCCGCCGAAGACAGCGAGGAGAACGAGGCGGTGCGGACGCAGGGCACCGTGCTTGGCGGAAGATGGAAGGATGCCGAAGGCCAGTGGATTTACGCGCAGGGCCCCGTTTATAACAGCGCCGGGAACATCGTGGGCATTTACGAAACGGGCCGCGACCTGAGCGTGCTTTACCAGGAAAACCAAAAAATCTACCAAAGCATCATCGAAAATATCGTCATTATGACCTCGGTGCTGCTTGCCGTCATTTTGCTGCTCAATTTCTTGCTTTTGTCGTCGATCCGCAAACTTCGCCGCAAGGTGCTGGAAATGGCGAACGGGAATTGGGACGTCGAAGTGAACATCAGGAGCCGGGACGAGGTCGGCGACCTCGGCGAGCAATTCAACCGGATGGGCCGGTACATCCGGCAATATATCGCCGACATTACCGCGTTCAGCGAGGCTTCCTACCGGTTCGTGCCGCAGCAGTTTTTCCGCGCCCTCGGCAAAAAGGGCATTCTCGACATCCGCCTCGGCGACCAGGTGCAGCAGAATATGTCCGTTCTCGTCGCCAACATCCGGGGCTTTCGCCAGCTGTCGAGCACGCTGACGCCGAAGGAAAACTTCAATTTCATGAATTCGTTCCTGCGGAGATTCGGACCGCTCGTCCGCAAGGAGGACGGCCTGGTCAGCAAATACTCCGGGGCGGGCTTCATGTCGTTGTTTCCCGGCCACGTCGAGGCGGCGATCCGCTCGGCGATCGCCATCCGGCAGGAGCTTTCCGCCTATAACGAACATCGGAAAAGCTCGGGCTACGCGCCGGTGGATATCGGCATCGCCATTCACCGGGGCCCGCTCATGATGGGCATCATCGGGGAGGAAATGCGCTGGGAAGGCAACGTCATTTCCGACGACGTGCAGCGGACGGCGCTGCTGGAGCAAATGTCCGACACGCTCGGGGCATCCGTTCTCGTCACGCGGGAGTTTTTCGGACAGCTGCGCGATCCCGAGCGTTACCGCCACCGGCGGCTCGGCCGAATCCGGCCGGAAGGCATGGAGGAAGCGATCGAGCTGATCGACGTTTACGAGGGAGATCCGGAAGAGATGCGCAAAGCGAAAGACCGGACGAAGGCGTTGTTCGAACGGGGACTTGCGCTTTGCCAGGAAGGGCGTTTTTACGACGCGCGCGAAACGTTCGTGGAGGTGCTCAAGCAAAACCGCCTCGATAAGGCGGCCAAGCTGTATTTCTATCTTTGCGACGAATATTACCAAAAAGGCACTTCGGCCGGCTGGAACGGAACATTGGCGGTATAG
- a CDS encoding DUF4280 domain-containing protein: MGQFVCGGAALQCSFGAAPGILNVLPANRTLTSMPLANIMDNKPMVNISPFGMCSSMANPAVAAATAAKFGTLTPVPCTPVTAAPWAPGSPTVLVANMPALNNQSKCMCSFGGVIQIVQPGQMTIQVP, from the coding sequence ATGGGCCAATTCGTCTGCGGCGGTGCCGCGCTCCAATGCTCCTTCGGCGCCGCTCCCGGCATCCTGAACGTGCTTCCCGCCAATCGGACGCTGACCTCGATGCCGCTCGCCAACATTATGGACAACAAGCCGATGGTCAACATTTCTCCTTTCGGCATGTGTTCCTCCATGGCCAACCCGGCAGTCGCCGCGGCGACCGCCGCCAAATTCGGAACGTTGACTCCGGTCCCTTGCACGCCGGTCACGGCCGCGCCTTGGGCGCCCGGTTCCCCGACCGTCCTGGTTGCGAACATGCCGGCGTTGAACAACCAGTCGAAGTGCATGTGCAGCTTCGGAGGCGTCATCCAAATCGTGCAGCCCGGTCAAATGACCATACAGGTGCCTTGA
- a CDS encoding HEAT repeat domain-containing protein: MMNLQRLGERMGLRADDWRKLALIAPIFLLCEIAEVLNYNGLMTLFNQRLGGSFLPYVYMAEAVLLPIEAWGMGALAGRMSKPAFMRLQYAAITAIVLANAAALLFLRGTGIDVPFYYAILFITSNFAVRQQTMMLWGLAVDICPTQQAKRVMPVIVSAATLGGIFGGIVTQLVSPLGADVVYAAGPLLLLAISFHYRKAIAQFIVPLALSETAAAEADKDGARSSSMRYFRGTLRSPFLLGVLGIMTIMPALFFLAEYMFINTAHGHYPDEAEYGRMFGLVSTLLFVLAFLLQLVSGKLTARFGASGMLIGISALFAVFFAAAFALFDTPFEMAAAAGVYMLLNVLVYYSAEPSYQIFYKTLPLRERDGFRYAAQGMASFLGLVLGVGLQLLHGGFGWSFAAMALAGAGLAAALLGLAWGVRQLYVKALVHSVQTIGSEERELAESLRELAGNARAMAAVRAMLDDPREEAREIALDVLGAVSDSRYAREIADRLGDESVRVRLAALRALDLSRANLETMAKAAPIFEDEDPDVRAEAVRKLAHMRHMPERAFHFLRSKLSDPSPEVVAEAVKALYLLKSEKSYAACYETVGRMLREGGEPAVPICRVVGELGLDRFAPQMLELLRDEHPSVRVAATRCLGELRRVEALPLMLDRLPTADQELYRTTVKALADMGEPAVEPLKRSLAEAQPKTWQAAVSALSGLLPDEEVRGWLAELASEKLTEQESAARYPAALEASGHPDLAELAALRQAELHGSVMDAVWRVLERLTDERVAGSVRRAAESDDEEMQSSGLEVLAEGLGERRLSQRLAAVLQRERGFSGTLEDGQALELIAEAAGSKDDWWREIGREASLREEGRNGMTDANQMLGRLGKVVYLKKVPFFANLSLEELGLIAKAAEERTFADGELLLKRGERNDAMYVIVAGNVELKSVSAAGWEATLGVLGPGEVCGAASALEESPSTVTAQAFFGEASVLSLRRQEVTRLVRLYPEIGIGLLRASLSRIRILEEMMMRIDS; this comes from the coding sequence ATGATGAATTTGCAGCGATTAGGGGAACGGATGGGGCTTCGGGCGGACGACTGGCGCAAGCTGGCGCTGATCGCGCCCATTTTTCTCTTATGCGAGATTGCCGAGGTTCTGAATTACAACGGGCTGATGACGCTGTTCAACCAGCGGTTGGGCGGTTCGTTTCTTCCATACGTGTATATGGCCGAAGCCGTGCTGCTGCCGATCGAAGCGTGGGGCATGGGCGCACTCGCCGGCCGCATGTCCAAGCCGGCGTTCATGCGCTTGCAGTACGCCGCCATTACGGCCATCGTGCTGGCGAACGCGGCGGCGCTGCTTTTTTTGCGGGGGACGGGGATCGACGTTCCCTTTTATTACGCGATCCTGTTCATTACGTCGAACTTTGCGGTGCGGCAGCAGACGATGATGCTGTGGGGGCTTGCGGTCGACATCTGTCCGACGCAGCAGGCGAAGCGGGTCATGCCCGTCATCGTTTCGGCGGCGACGCTCGGCGGCATTTTCGGCGGCATCGTCACGCAGCTCGTCAGTCCGCTGGGAGCCGACGTCGTTTATGCGGCCGGACCCTTGCTTCTTCTGGCCATTTCCTTTCATTACCGCAAGGCGATCGCGCAATTTATCGTGCCGCTCGCCCTGAGCGAAACGGCGGCCGCCGAGGCGGACAAGGACGGGGCGCGTTCCTCCTCCATGCGCTATTTTCGCGGCACGCTTCGATCGCCGTTTCTGCTCGGCGTGCTCGGCATCATGACGATCATGCCGGCGTTGTTTTTTCTGGCCGAATATATGTTTATCAACACGGCTCACGGACATTATCCGGACGAAGCGGAATACGGCAGGATGTTCGGGCTCGTCTCCACCTTGCTGTTCGTTCTGGCCTTTCTGCTTCAGCTGGTATCCGGAAAGCTGACGGCACGGTTCGGAGCGAGCGGCATGCTGATCGGCATTTCGGCATTGTTCGCCGTCTTTTTCGCCGCGGCTTTCGCCTTGTTCGACACGCCGTTCGAAATGGCGGCGGCCGCGGGCGTCTATATGCTGCTTAACGTGCTCGTCTATTACTCGGCGGAGCCGTCGTACCAGATTTTTTACAAGACGCTGCCGCTGCGCGAGCGGGACGGCTTCCGGTATGCCGCCCAGGGAATGGCGTCGTTCCTCGGCCTCGTTCTCGGGGTTGGGCTGCAGCTGCTGCATGGCGGCTTCGGGTGGAGCTTTGCCGCCATGGCGCTCGCGGGAGCGGGTCTGGCCGCGGCGCTGCTGGGACTGGCCTGGGGCGTCAGGCAGCTGTACGTCAAGGCGCTGGTACATAGCGTGCAAACGATCGGCTCGGAGGAGCGGGAGCTTGCCGAGTCGCTGCGCGAGCTGGCCGGCAACGCGAGGGCGATGGCCGCCGTCCGCGCCATGCTGGACGATCCGCGGGAGGAAGCCCGGGAAATCGCGCTCGATGTTCTCGGCGCCGTTTCCGATTCCCGATACGCAAGGGAAATCGCGGACAGGCTGGGCGACGAAAGCGTCAGGGTTCGGCTTGCGGCGCTTCGGGCGCTGGATTTGTCCCGGGCGAACCTGGAAACGATGGCCAAGGCGGCGCCGATATTCGAGGACGAAGACCCCGACGTGCGCGCGGAAGCCGTCCGGAAGCTGGCGCACATGCGGCATATGCCCGAGAGGGCGTTCCATTTCTTGCGTTCGAAGCTGTCGGACCCGTCGCCGGAGGTCGTCGCCGAAGCGGTCAAGGCGCTGTATTTGCTGAAAAGCGAGAAAAGCTACGCGGCCTGCTACGAAACCGTCGGGCGCATGCTGCGCGAGGGCGGGGAGCCGGCGGTCCCGATCTGCCGGGTCGTCGGGGAGCTTGGGCTCGACCGATTTGCGCCGCAAATGCTCGAACTGCTGCGCGACGAGCATCCGTCGGTTCGGGTGGCGGCGACGCGATGCCTCGGCGAGCTTCGGCGGGTCGAAGCGCTCCCGCTCATGCTGGATCGGCTGCCGACGGCCGATCAGGAGCTGTACCGGACGACGGTGAAGGCGCTCGCGGACATGGGCGAGCCGGCCGTCGAACCGCTGAAGAGGAGCTTGGCCGAGGCCCAGCCCAAGACATGGCAGGCGGCCGTATCCGCCCTCTCCGGACTTCTTCCGGACGAGGAGGTTCGGGGCTGGCTGGCCGAGCTTGCGTCGGAGAAGCTGACCGAGCAGGAATCCGCCGCTCGTTATCCGGCGGCGCTGGAAGCGTCCGGGCATCCGGATTTGGCCGAGCTGGCGGCGCTGCGGCAGGCGGAGCTGCACGGCTCCGTCATGGACGCCGTTTGGCGGGTGCTGGAGCGGCTGACGGACGAACGGGTAGCGGGCTCCGTCCGGCGGGCGGCGGAAAGCGACGACGAGGAAATGCAAAGCAGCGGGCTGGAGGTGTTGGCGGAAGGGCTCGGCGAGCGAAGGCTGTCGCAGCGGCTTGCCGCGGTGCTGCAGAGGGAACGCGGCTTTTCCGGAACGCTGGAGGACGGGCAGGCTCTCGAGCTGATCGCCGAGGCGGCCGGTTCGAAGGACGACTGGTGGCGGGAAATCGGTCGCGAGGCTTCTTTGCGGGAAGAGGGGAGAAACGGCATGACGGACGCGAATCAAATGTTGGGTCGGCTGGGCAAAGTCGTCTATTTGAAAAAGGTGCCTTTCTTTGCGAACCTTTCCTTGGAGGAGCTCGGGCTCATTGCGAAAGCGGCCGAGGAACGGACGTTCGCGGACGGGGAGCTGCTCCTCAAGAGAGGCGAGCGCAACGACGCGATGTACGTCATTGTCGCCGGCAACGTGGAGCTGAAAAGCGTGTCCGCGGCCGGCTGGGAAGCGACGCTGGGCGTGCTCGGCCCGGGCGAAGTGTGCGGCGCCGCGTCCGCGCTGGAGGAATCGCCGTCCACGGTGACGGCGCAGGCTTTTTTCGGCGAAGCGAGCGTGCTGTCGCTGCGGCGGCAGGAGGTGACGCGACTCGTCCGGCTGTATCCGGAAATCGGCATCGGCCTGCTGCGCGCGTCGCTGTCCCGCATCCGCATTCTGGAAGAGATGATGATGCGGATCGATTCCTGA
- a CDS encoding phage tail protein, with product MESGATFFSLNRKEHWRKRGWLVNLDAGEDGVRLQSGQKYGIIDTLHLETLEGVGGIAAFAVGPLGRLVLLDESGDLWVYDRRSRHHERLFVPRHGLFSAASQLSVSGDTLLVADPEGEPSLTAYDMANGQVKWSRSGNSLDGRYFEPLALASDDRFVYALTPSLEPSGSGETRERLPLTLIRLTLAGTVDAAFADSRFSAKIKEDGTGEPGISYLAVSPGGDAYVFDSAGCVLFAFGPEGALHTRMLLPPFSFAGIGVDTRRQIYVGDSRVIGPEGEDDRFILHFGENGELVGRVAGFRGKTDGLTIDASDRMYILNRENGTITMLDLQPQMLNREGAGAPEGAWLSRALDSAESETVWHKFTLDAAIPDGTQLRVRYFASDSPKLVLQGTLRNVDDWLGREDLSLDEKRAALAPYWSEPIVNPSDALFREAKGRYLWLQIEWLGSERLTPILRKMRVYFPRDTLISYLPAVYQEEEESRDFLERYLSLFGTLFDSVEEQIDGMAGHFDRERAEGAMLRWLASWLGMEVDDNWNDEWVRRLIRFAPELYRYRGTKRGIEKAVEIFTGLTPIVVESFQYKQLREKAEFRWLVDRLYGDDPFTFTVLLHPNQAPSEKEKTLLLQLIEDFKPAHTEARLVWLQPWMYLDLYTYLGMNTVLTEPSLFTMNAGKAMPNDTLLVDLDLNRRLDAHTRLEMDSELE from the coding sequence TTGGAGAGCGGCGCGACTTTTTTCTCGCTGAACCGGAAGGAGCACTGGCGGAAGAGAGGCTGGCTTGTCAATCTGGATGCCGGCGAAGACGGCGTGCGGCTGCAAAGCGGGCAAAAATACGGAATTATCGATACGCTGCACCTGGAAACGCTGGAGGGCGTAGGCGGCATCGCCGCGTTTGCCGTAGGTCCGCTGGGCAGGCTCGTGCTGCTGGACGAGAGCGGGGACTTGTGGGTGTACGACCGGCGCAGCCGCCACCACGAGCGGCTTTTCGTGCCGAGACACGGGCTGTTTTCCGCCGCATCGCAGCTTTCCGTTTCGGGGGACACGCTGCTGGTGGCCGATCCGGAAGGGGAGCCGTCCCTGACCGCTTACGACATGGCCAACGGCCAGGTCAAATGGAGCCGGAGCGGAAACTCGCTCGACGGGCGCTATTTCGAGCCGCTCGCGCTGGCGAGCGACGACCGGTTCGTGTACGCGCTCACTCCGTCGCTTGAACCTTCCGGTTCCGGTGAAACGCGGGAACGCCTGCCGCTGACGCTCATCCGCCTGACGCTGGCCGGAACGGTGGACGCGGCGTTCGCCGACAGCCGGTTTTCCGCCAAGATCAAGGAAGACGGAACGGGCGAGCCGGGCATCTCCTATTTGGCGGTTTCTCCGGGGGGCGACGCGTACGTGTTCGACAGCGCGGGCTGCGTGCTGTTCGCCTTCGGGCCCGAAGGCGCGCTGCATACCCGGATGCTGCTGCCGCCGTTCTCGTTTGCCGGCATCGGCGTCGACACGCGCCGGCAAATTTATGTCGGGGATTCCAGGGTGATCGGTCCGGAAGGCGAGGACGATCGCTTCATCCTCCATTTCGGCGAAAACGGAGAGCTCGTCGGCCGGGTGGCGGGCTTTCGGGGCAAAACCGACGGCCTGACGATCGACGCCTCCGACCGGATGTACATTTTGAACAGGGAAAACGGCACGATTACGATGCTGGATCTGCAGCCCCAAATGCTGAACCGGGAAGGCGCGGGCGCACCGGAGGGCGCATGGCTGTCCCGGGCGCTGGACAGCGCGGAAAGCGAAACCGTCTGGCACAAGTTCACGCTGGATGCGGCGATCCCGGACGGGACTCAGCTGCGGGTGCGCTATTTTGCCTCCGATTCCCCGAAGCTCGTCCTGCAGGGGACGCTGCGGAACGTGGACGACTGGCTCGGGCGGGAGGACTTATCGCTCGACGAAAAAAGGGCGGCGCTCGCGCCTTACTGGTCCGAGCCGATCGTCAACCCGTCCGACGCGTTGTTTCGGGAAGCGAAGGGGCGGTATTTGTGGCTGCAGATCGAGTGGCTCGGCAGCGAGCGGCTTACGCCCATCCTGCGGAAAATGCGGGTTTATTTTCCCCGGGACACGTTAATCTCTTATTTGCCCGCGGTTTACCAGGAAGAGGAGGAGAGCCGGGACTTCCTCGAGCGCTATTTGTCCCTGTTCGGCACGCTGTTCGACAGCGTCGAGGAGCAGATCGACGGGATGGCCGGCCATTTCGACAGGGAAAGGGCCGAAGGGGCGATGCTTCGCTGGCTCGCTTCCTGGCTGGGCATGGAGGTCGACGACAACTGGAACGACGAATGGGTCAGAAGATTGATCCGGTTCGCGCCGGAGCTGTACCGCTACCGGGGGACCAAGCGCGGCATCGAGAAGGCGGTCGAGATTTTCACGGGATTGACGCCTATCGTCGTGGAATCTTTTCAATATAAACAGCTGCGCGAGAAGGCCGAGTTCAGATGGCTGGTGGACCGGCTGTACGGCGACGATCCGTTTACGTTCACGGTGCTGCTTCATCCGAATCAGGCCCCGAGCGAAAAAGAGAAGACGCTTTTGCTCCAGCTTATCGAGGATTTCAAGCCGGCGCATACCGAAGCGCGGCTCGTCTGGCTCCAGCCGTGGATGTATCTGGACTTGTACACGTATCTCGGCATGAATACGGTGCTGACCGAGCCGTCCCTGTTTACGATGAACGCGGGCAAGGCGATGCCGAACGACACGCTGCTCGTCGATCTCGACTTGAACCGCAGGCTGGACGCCCACACGCGGCTGGAGATGGATTCGGAGTTGGAATGA
- a CDS encoding baseplate J/gp47 family protein yields the protein MTEGARGNVGSGQVTGMMQPIAFVSGIANPFSAVGGGDAERLEQAVRRGPQQLKHQNRAVSASDVEWIVREAEPSVAKVRCLPNRNALLRKDSGRVAVVVLPDGGRNGIAHFPEIKRTVERALKEKLPNLVGSAGRFSVLAPALIEISVSATVYVSSADLIVPVEIDCSGRLDSFLDTMTGQLDGRGWEIGETVHASAFYGLLHSVRGVQSVDKLVLTARVAENGETREIPPDDLKRFPHGIVMGGRHRLNVTMA from the coding sequence GTGACCGAAGGGGCGAGAGGCAACGTCGGGAGCGGCCAGGTGACCGGCATGATGCAGCCGATCGCGTTCGTCAGCGGCATCGCCAATCCGTTTTCGGCGGTCGGCGGCGGGGACGCGGAGCGGCTGGAGCAGGCGGTTCGCAGAGGTCCGCAGCAGCTCAAGCACCAGAACCGCGCGGTCTCCGCGTCGGACGTGGAGTGGATCGTGCGCGAGGCCGAGCCGTCCGTCGCCAAAGTCCGCTGCTTGCCGAACCGGAATGCGCTGCTTCGGAAGGACTCGGGCCGGGTGGCCGTCGTCGTCCTGCCCGACGGCGGCAGGAACGGAATCGCCCATTTTCCCGAAATCAAACGGACGGTGGAACGGGCGCTCAAGGAGAAGCTTCCGAATCTGGTCGGGAGCGCCGGCCGGTTTTCGGTGCTGGCGCCGGCGCTTATCGAAATTTCCGTCTCCGCGACGGTCTACGTCTCCTCCGCCGACCTGATCGTCCCGGTCGAAATAGATTGCTCGGGCCGGCTGGACTCGTTTTTGGACACGATGACGGGCCAACTGGACGGACGAGGCTGGGAAATCGGGGAGACGGTGCACGCTTCCGCGTTTTACGGATTGCTCCATTCGGTGCGCGGAGTGCAGTCGGTCGACAAGCTGGTGTTGACCGCCCGCGTTGCCGAAAACGGCGAAACGAGGGAAATTCCGCCCGACGACCTGAAGCGTTTTCCCCACGGCATCGTCATGGGCGGCCGTCACCGGCTGAACGTAACGATGGCTTGA
- a CDS encoding putative baseplate assembly protein: protein MLPRIPLDDRTYEGILQEARRSIPRRLPDWTDENAHDPGMTMLELFAWLTEMQQYYLSRIPERNRRKFLDLLGEAPREAASAVVEASFGSIRTPVTLPKGTKLRARDETFETADQVRLLPLAIERVVTRTEREASDVTAANTQGDIAYFAFGSGAERGSRLYVALDAEPLPGQLVTMSVKLAGSPPSGGDRVVPSARVSWKAYGLDERTRQAGWLPLETYEDATVHMTYSGRITFFFESQLLPVIVHPANDRPRYWICCTLEEPGYESPPRIDGLLLNTAVAVHRDTKSEALDFNSPGLRNWGLEADTYLGRCGDLRVQVREEDGVWREWREAASFEGAGPEECRFVVETRADGSRVVRFGDGVRGKIPPAGKGNVRRIHSEASFGGRRWIGRSNGLPNQKFELHELVPRRKDEFRLQVGIPGEGHGEWLWEDWTPVDDFDRSGPLDRHFVYDREKGEIRFGNDESGAIPAVCGEPNLCLIVCVLGGGERGNIQPHLLTGWESPTQRAAGMTVTNAGYGYGGVEAETLNECVERVQLERHLPFRAVTDGDYAAITRATPGLKVARVHVIPGYAPGSSLPAPGAVTVVAVPDNEAATPMPSAGYLRTIAGHLEERRLLTTEVRVIAPEYVQVAVHAMVVVEPQFAGESKRIVETLNRLLRPVGIRDPEEGWPFGKTVYRGDIYSAISRVQGVAYVQDLWLEAAGRHAVKSASGDVLLPPNGLVYSGEHRIELISRTQV, encoded by the coding sequence ATGCTGCCCCGCATTCCGCTCGACGACCGGACGTACGAAGGCATTTTGCAGGAGGCGAGGCGATCCATCCCCCGGCGGCTGCCGGATTGGACCGACGAGAACGCGCACGACCCCGGCATGACGATGCTGGAATTGTTCGCCTGGCTGACCGAAATGCAGCAGTATTATTTGAGCCGGATTCCGGAACGCAACCGGAGAAAGTTTCTCGATCTGCTCGGCGAGGCGCCGAGGGAGGCGGCGTCCGCCGTTGTGGAGGCCTCGTTCGGCTCGATTCGGACGCCCGTGACGCTGCCGAAGGGAACGAAGCTGCGGGCGCGGGATGAAACGTTCGAAACGGCGGATCAGGTGCGGTTGCTGCCGCTTGCCATCGAGCGGGTCGTCACCCGCACGGAACGGGAAGCGAGCGATGTGACGGCCGCCAATACGCAAGGCGACATCGCGTACTTCGCCTTCGGAAGCGGGGCGGAGCGGGGGAGCCGACTGTATGTGGCGCTCGATGCCGAGCCGCTGCCGGGCCAGCTCGTGACGATGTCCGTCAAGCTGGCGGGTTCGCCTCCTTCCGGCGGCGACCGCGTCGTCCCGTCCGCGAGAGTGTCCTGGAAAGCCTACGGCCTGGACGAGCGCACGCGGCAGGCCGGCTGGCTGCCGCTCGAAACGTACGAGGACGCCACGGTGCATATGACCTACAGCGGCCGCATCACGTTTTTTTTCGAATCGCAGCTGCTGCCGGTCATCGTTCATCCGGCGAACGACCGCCCGCGCTACTGGATTTGCTGCACGCTGGAGGAGCCGGGCTACGAATCGCCGCCCCGCATCGACGGCCTTCTGCTCAACACGGCGGTCGCGGTTCACCGCGATACGAAAAGCGAAGCGCTCGACTTCAACTCGCCGGGGCTTCGCAATTGGGGCCTTGAGGCGGATACGTACCTCGGCCGCTGCGGCGATTTGCGCGTTCAGGTGCGCGAGGAGGACGGCGTCTGGCGCGAATGGCGCGAGGCGGCGAGCTTTGAAGGGGCCGGACCCGAGGAGTGCCGATTCGTCGTGGAGACGCGCGCGGACGGCTCGCGGGTCGTCCGGTTCGGCGACGGCGTCCGCGGAAAAATTCCGCCTGCGGGCAAAGGCAACGTGCGCCGGATCCATTCGGAAGCTTCGTTCGGCGGCCGGAGATGGATCGGCAGAAGCAACGGGCTTCCGAACCAGAAATTCGAACTGCACGAGCTCGTCCCTAGGCGCAAGGATGAATTCAGGCTGCAGGTCGGCATTCCCGGCGAAGGGCATGGAGAATGGCTGTGGGAGGACTGGACGCCGGTCGACGATTTCGACCGGTCCGGTCCGCTTGACCGCCACTTCGTGTACGATCGGGAAAAAGGCGAGATTCGCTTCGGCAACGACGAGAGCGGCGCGATTCCCGCCGTTTGCGGCGAGCCGAACCTGTGCCTGATCGTTTGCGTGCTCGGCGGAGGGGAGCGGGGCAATATTCAGCCGCACCTGCTGACCGGCTGGGAATCGCCGACCCAGCGGGCGGCGGGAATGACGGTGACGAATGCCGGGTACGGCTACGGGGGCGTCGAGGCGGAGACCTTGAACGAATGCGTCGAGCGGGTGCAGCTTGAGCGGCACTTGCCGTTTCGGGCCGTTACCGACGGCGATTACGCCGCGATTACCCGCGCGACTCCGGGGCTCAAAGTCGCCAGGGTGCACGTCATTCCCGGCTATGCGCCCGGCAGCTCGCTCCCCGCGCCGGGAGCGGTGACGGTCGTCGCCGTTCCGGACAACGAAGCGGCGACGCCGATGCCGAGCGCCGGCTATTTGCGGACGATCGCGGGTCATCTGGAGGAGCGGAGACTGTTGACGACGGAGGTCCGCGTCATCGCCCCCGAATACGTACAGGTGGCGGTGCATGCGATGGTCGTCGTCGAACCCCAGTTTGCCGGCGAGAGCAAGCGAATCGTCGAGACGCTGAACCGGCTGCTCCGGCCGGTCGGGATTCGCGATCCGGAGGAAGGCTGGCCGTTCGGAAAGACCGTGTACAGAGGCGATATTTACAGCGCCATCAGCCGGGTGCAAGGAGTCGCCTACGTACAGGATCTATGGTTGGAGGCGGCCGGCCGCCACGCGGTCAAGTCGGCGTCGGGCGACGTGCTGCTGCCGCCGAACGGACTGGTCTATTCCGGCGAGCATCGGATCGAGCTGATCAGCCGGACGCAAGTGTGA